In Mus musculus strain C57BL/6J chromosome 14, GRCm38.p6 C57BL/6J, the following are encoded in one genomic region:
- the Il17rd gene encoding interleukin-17 receptor D isoform X2 has product MESQPFLNMKFETDYFVKIVPFPSIKNESNYHPFFFRTRACDLLLQPDNLACKPFWKPRNLNISQHGSDMHVSFDHAPQNFGFRGFHVLYKLKHEGPFRRRTCRQDQNTETTSCLLQNVSPGDYIIELVDDSNTTRKAAQYVVKSVQSPWAGPIRAVAITVPLVVISAFATLFTVMCRKKQQENIYSHLDEESPESSTYAAALPRDRLRPQPKVFLCYSNKDGQNHMNVVQCFAYFLQDFCGCEVALDLWEDFSLCREGQREWAIQKIHESQFIIVVCSKGMKYFVDKKNFRHKGGSRGEAQGEFFLVAVAAIAEKLRQAKQSSSAALRKFIAVYFDYSCEGDVPCSLDLSTKYKLMDHLPELCAHLHSGEQEVLGQHPGHSSRRNYFRSKSGRSLYVAICNMHQFIDEEPDWFEKQFIPFQHPPVRYQEPVLEKFDSGLVLNDVISKPGPESDFCRKVEACVLGAAGPADSYSYLESQHVGLDQDTEAQPSCDSAPALQPLLHAVKAGSPSEMPRDSGIYDSSVPSSELSLPLMEGLSPDQIETSSLTESVSSSSGLGEEDPPTLPSKLLASGVSREHGCHSHTDELQALAPL; this is encoded by the exons CCTGTGACCTGTTGTTACAACCTGACAACTTGGCCTGTAAGCCTT TCTGGAAGCCTCGAAACCTGAATATCAGCCAGCATGGTTCTGACATGCACGTGTCCTTCGACCATGCCCCGCAGAACTTCGGCTTCCGTGGCTTCCATGTTCTCTATAAGCTCAAGCACGAAGGCCCCTTCAGGCGGAGGACTTGCAGGCAG GACCAGAATACAGAGACAACCAGCTGCCTCCTCCAAAACGTTTCTCCAGGGGACTATATCATTGAG CTGGTGGATGACAGCAACACCACCAGGAAAGCTGCTCAGTATGTGGTGAAGTCAG TGCAGTCTCCCTGGGCTGGACCCATCAGAGCTGTGGCCATCACTGTGCCTCTGGTTGTCATATCTGCGTTCGCAACCCTGTTCACTGTGATGTGCAGAAAGAAGCAACAAG aaaatatatattcacatttaGATGAAGAAAGCCCGGAGTCGTCCACATACGCTGCGGCTCTCCCCAGAGACAGGCTCCGGCCTCAGCCCAAGGTCTTCCTCTGCTACTCCAATAAAGATGGCCAGAATCACATGAACGTGGTCCAGTGTTTCGCCTATTTCCTGCAAGATTTCTGTGGCTGTGAG GTGGCTCTGGACTTGTGGGAAGATTTCAGCCTctgcagagaggggcagagagaatgGGCCATTCAGAAGATCCACGAGTCCCAGTTCATCATTGTCGTGTGCTCCAAAGGCATGAAGTACTTTGTAGATAAGAAGAACTTCAGACACAAAGGAGGCAGCCGCGGCGAGGCGCAAGGCGAGTTCTTCCTGGTGGCCGTGGCAGCCATTGCTGAGAAGCTCCGTCAGGCCAAGCAGAGCTCATCTGCCGCACTGCGCAAGTTCATCGCCGTCTACTTCGATTATTCCTGTGAAGGGGATGTACCCTGCAGCCTGGACCTGAGCACCAAGTACAAGCTCATGGACCACCTTCCTGAGCTCTGTGCCCATctgcactcaggagagcaggaggTGCTGGGTCAGCACCCAGGCCACAGCAGCAGAAGGAACTACTTCCGGAGCAAATCGGGCCGCTCCCTGTATGTTGCCATTTGCAACATGCACCAGTTTATTGATGAGGAGCCTGACTGGTTTGAGAAGCAGTTTATACCCTTCCAACATCCCCCTGTGCGTTACCAGGAGCCAGTCCTGGAGAAATTTGACTCAGGCTTGGTTTTAAATGATGTCATAAGCAAACCAGGGCCAGAGAGTGACTTCTGTCGGAAAGTCGAGGCTTGTGTACTTGGGGCCGCTGGGCCAGCCGACTCTTATTCATACCTGGAGAGTCAGCATGTAGGCCTGGACCAAGACACTGAGGCCCAGCCCTCCTGTGATAGTGCCCCTGCCTTGCAGCCCCTGTTACACGCAGTGAAAGCTGGCAGTCCCTCAGAGATGCCACGGGACTCAGGCATATATGATTCTTCTGTACCCTCatcagagctctctctgcctctgatgGAGGGACTCTCTCCGGATCAGATAGAAACATCTTCTCTGACCGAGAGTGTATCTTCCTCCTCTGGCCTAG gTGAGGAGGACCCCCCTACCCTCCCTTCCAAGCTCCTTGCCTCTGGGGTGTCCAGAGAACATGGTTGCCACAGCCACACTGACGAACTGCAAGCGCTTGCTCCTTTGTAA